From one Desmodus rotundus isolate HL8 chromosome X, HLdesRot8A.1, whole genome shotgun sequence genomic stretch:
- the LOC128779901 gene encoding EKC/KEOPS complex subunit LAGE3-like produces the protein MQAPDPNNEEGSESMVRGAGSPSVPGDPMGPGDWDSTGAESTAAEGDPQVESASLDSGPAGEASDLERDLGSEMREFTLTVPFLSDVDAEVALRFLMPGAELYHGMVLWELSVTGSDLFIRLTAEDSELLQISTVSLLIRLLIVVQIMQHLVPPVFANFEPK, from the exons ATGCAGGCCCCCGACCCCAATAATGAAGAAGGCTCAGAGAGCATGGTGAGAGGTGCAGGATCACCCAGTGTCCCTGGGGACCCCATGGGCCCTGGAGACTGGGACAGCACAGGAGCCGAAAGCACTGCAGCTGAGGGAGATCCCCAGGTTGAGAGCGCGTCTCTGGACTCTGGGCCGGCTGGAGAGGCCTCTGACTTGGAGAGAGACCTGGGAAGCGAGATGCGGGAGTT CACCCTCACGGTGCCCTTCCTGTCGGACGTGGATGCCGAGGTGGCCCTCAGGTTCCTGATGCCAGGGGCTGAACTCTACCATGGGATGGTTCTTTGGGAGCTTTCGGTGACTGGCAGTGACCTCTTTAT CCGATTAACTGCCGAAGACTCTGAGCTCCTGCAAATTTCCACTGTCTCCTTGCTCATCCGGCTCCTCATAGTGGTGCAGATCATGCAGCACCTTGTGCCCCCGGTTTTTGCTAATTTTGAGCCCAAATGA